Sequence from the Rutidosis leptorrhynchoides isolate AG116_Rl617_1_P2 chromosome 3, CSIRO_AGI_Rlap_v1, whole genome shotgun sequence genome:
gaataagcatgggatagactttcttggggctccaaaatctgcccaccatccattattttataacaagaatgattttataaaacttgtaataattttataaaacttgtataaaataaacatgtatttgttacttgtaataattttataaaccattttataaaatataacataacataattatttaaacctataaataattaaatccacatcatatataaattatccaaataatttatctcaagtgattattatttagaaaattgatttttctaaagttcaagtgtcgcgtatttatttaacaatccaaccgttaaaataaatacatataaagtgttggtaagcttgttattgggtatgacccgacttggatcataacacattagccacattaatttaatatgtctctcgggcatacgaaataccttcaatctcccacttgcacgagaaacataagaaattaatgcaagtgatggataccacctaacgaccgtccatcacccccaatatgttatgactttgtgccattcaataacatcattcctttcgagttcccatctcgaatatgaataggtgaatcttttcattacatccttttatcctagatgtcatgttaaatccaagagatacagagtgatcactctcctttagatttaactttatcaggccttagacatctgactctcaacgaataagagggacaaattccatcttgactacatatgtcctaaatatataccttgcattatacctgagctcctccttatgaactaccatatttcagaatagcgaaggaaagaatcaaggcacaatacttggcaaatatctgaacccaatatgtatctcaggtcagaggatacaatgatattcgcctttactcaagattacatgtgatcaaccacaaaggctccatttagtgaatcttgagagcgggtcttccaatatttgtatcccacaaatatctatgaaccttggtagcaaccttgccccacattcagtccgtgaatgtataccaatccaagttcataatagtctaaccctcacatttgctcccacaaatgtgatcgactacggaatttagaataattacttattcatggataaaatatgcaaaataggaacataactcaaaataaattaataccataattatattaatgagtttgaacaatttcgttccgttacaatacttaaaacagatcatgaccaatcactagaatatcgaagccctaatgcacaaacatgtccagtatgttttgctccatgtaagagcttcgtgagaggatccgctatattaagatctgtgtgaactttgcgaatacatatctttcccttttcaacttcatcccttatgtagttgaatctccgctcaatgtgacgggtcttttggtgagcacgaggttctttgatttgagcaatcgcaccctcgttgtcacaaaagatctcaagagggtcctgaatggaagggaccactcctaagtcgtcgatgaatttcttcatccatgcagcttcctgagctgccaatgatgcggcgatgtactctgactctgtagtggataaagcaacaacatcatgttttgaactcttccaagagaccgcacctccatttaatgtgaagacataaccagattgtgatcgagaatcatctcgatcagtttggaaactcgcatccacgtaaccttttacagcaagttcctcctcaccagacccatatatcagaaacatatccttagtcctcctaaggtatttcaatatacttttgacagcaatccaatgactgtttcctgggttattctggtatctacttgtcaggctaagagcgcatgacacatccggtctagtgcatatcattgcatacatgattgacccaatggcagacgcatatgggaccttcttcattttctcttgttcatctttcgtggtggggcactgagatgaactaaggagtgttcctctttgaataggtaccaaacctttcttagagttctccatcttgaaccttttcaagatcttttcaatgtatgcactttgattcaaacctatcagtttcttggatctattcctgtagatcccaatccccaaaacgtattgtgcttctccaagatccttaatggagaagcatttacttagccaagttttaactctttgcattgccggaatatcatttccaaataacaatatatcatccacatatagtacaaggaacatgatagtgctcccactagctttcttatatacacaagcttcatcaccatttttaatgaagccaaatttctcggcttcctcattaaaatgatgattccacattctagatgcttgtttcaatccgtagattgacttctttaactggcatacctttttaggatatttcggatcaacaaaaccttcaggctgaaccatatagacatcttccacaagatatccatttaggaaagcggtattgacatccatttgccatatttcataatcataatgagcagcaatggcaagtaatatcctaatagactttagcattgccacaggcgaaaaagtttcatcatagtcaaccccttgagtttgagtgaaaccttttgctccaagtttccatgtatgtcggttttcattttgaaaagccatttacaatcaactagccttgagccagcaggttgtgtaacaagttcccaaacttggttgtcatacatggattgcatctcagcgttcatggcttcctgccatttatctttatcaatccttgataaagcatcttggtagtttattggttcatccaaatcaaccacatagcaaccatccatgagaaacccatatctctcaggaggattactaatcctaccagatctgtgaacgtcttgtgtattttgatcatccatttgatcactctaaacattttcatgttgagtgctagtgtcaaccaattgtgtatcatctacttgatcttgaacctcttcaagatctatcttcctttcactacttccttccattaggaacttagtttcaaggaattccgccttccgagcaacaaatacattctgctcggatggatcatagaaataatatcccatattatccttgggatatcctatgaagatacacttcgtggatcgagcattcaacttattagggacgtaacgcttaggataagcttcacatccccatacctttaagtatgatagagatggaggttttccaaaccacatctcatgaggtgttcgttccactttcttggttggggccatatttaaaatacgagccgcggagcatagacaataaccccaaaatgatagaggtaacgagcttctagccatcatagatcgaaccatatccattagggttcggttcctcctttcggaaactccattcagttggggtgttccaggaggagtgagttgcgagataatcccacaacttctaagatgatcttggaaagcatcacttaggtattcacctcctctatcggtacgaagtaccttgattgtcttattgagttgattttgtacttcgctttgatactctttgaatgcttcaaaagtttcgtccttatgtcttaacaagtagacatatccgaaacgactgaagtcatcaatgaaagtaacgaagtatctttcaccattcctagttatgggcttaaagggtccacatacatccgaatgtattaatcccaataagtccttagccctttcacaggtccctttgaaaggtgctttagtcattttgccttgtaaacaagattcacatacatcaaacgagtctagttcatttgatttcaaaaggccattcttttgaagtgtatgcattcgattcttgtttatgtgaccaaggcgacaatgccataagtaggaatcactcaaatctcttttgagtttcttggtgctagtatggtatattgagctactagatgatgtgtcatcatgaaccaattcataaattccatttgaaggcgaagccttaaaatagaatacattatctaaataaacgtgaatatcatcattaacaaaattaagataaaaaccacattgttttaaacgggaaactgaaataatgtttcgacataaatccggtgcatacaaaacattgttcaaaataagttccaaaccacttggaagctttaatacaaagtctccttgagccttcacttgcactttggctccattacccataaagagacttgatgttcccgtttgcttgctacttcttttgaacccctgcaaagaattgcaaatgtgagttccacatccagtgtctaatacccatgtattagaagaagtaatactaagctctatatataccatatatatattacctgaggtttgccccgcatccctcttttccttcaactccttaaggtagaccgggcagtttcgtttccagtgacccatttcaccgcaaccgaagcacgggtcttccttgaggtttgcttgtccggcaaccttttgcttcttgttcttgtttttggttggggtaaccatcctcccctttcccttgccttgatgggcaggtcctttcctcttagccgcctttggcttagaggtgttattacctttggacccaccatcattgatcattagcacgggtgaagccctcttatccatgctagtttctgccgtcctaagcatgccatgaagttcgccaatggtcttattcatcccattcatattgtaattaattacaaattggtcaaacctctttgacaaggagtttaggataagatccgtggctagctcattagatatgttgagattaagacggtttgcgcgatcaatgaggcttttcatcttaaggacataagatgaaacggattgggagtcgtccatacgacatgcatgaagcgctcggaccgtttcaaagcgcttgacacgagcttgttgaaggaacatctccttcaattgcgtgatcatgtcgtatgcagtatgatgctcgaaatccttttggagt
This genomic interval carries:
- the LOC139898019 gene encoding uncharacterized protein, coding for MAYWDKYCTDSVQVACLMLGTMIPELQKDFEHHTAYDMITQLKEMFLQQARVKRFETVRALHACRMDDSQSVSSYVLKMKSLIDRANRLNLNISNELATDLILNSLSKRFDQFVINYNMNGMNKTIGELHGMLRTAETSMDKRASPVLMINDGGSKGNNTSKPKAAKRKGPAHQGKGKGRMVTPTKNKNKKQKVAGQANLKEDPCFGCGEMGHWKRNCPVYLKELKEKRDAGQTSGVQKK